The sequence below is a genomic window from Theobroma cacao cultivar B97-61/B2 chromosome 6, Criollo_cocoa_genome_V2, whole genome shotgun sequence.
CAAAGAAAAAACTATATTGACATAAAATTAAACGCTTAACTTATGTTGGAAAGAGAACTGAAAACCGACGGTCATACCACATGGGCACGATGGTTGCGACGTCGTTTGGTATTTCGACGCCATTTCTAGCAAAAAGGCGACCTCGGCAAACCCTCAGCTAACAGCTTCTGTTCATTCATCAAaaccatttttctcccaaaaaaattttttttcctctaatATTTTAGTCTAGTCCCCGCTGACAAACCCTAATATATCGTCCATTTTCTTCACAGGTTTCGATTCCCCTTCCTTTTTCgtcttcttttttaattttattatttgattaacaTTTAAAACAGAAAGTTAGGACTCAGATTTTAcccatataaatttttttgagtcGTAAATTTTTGCTTAATTACCTATTTTGATTGCAGACAAAACGGTGTAGAAGCAGAGAAAAGAACTGaagatttttttctcaatcagGCCGCGTTGATAGTTGAATTGTGCTCaagtaagaagaaaaaagaattaacttttttttactGTTTTACATTGGCAATTCAGGTTCTTTTAGCtaatttatgtaaatttatggttttgattttttttcctttttgtatgTGTTTGTCTGGTTTCGTGTTTTGTATGCGAAATTTATAGAAGGGAACTTAATGTTgcattggaaatagtttattaaaaatttcaagttgGTTTTACTGGAATAAGGTTTCTAGTGTTGTGGGCGTTGGCGTGTGATGAGAAATTGAGTCGTTTCAGTTCGTCTGGAATTTCTGGGGCCCAACCAAGAACAATAGTAGCTTGATTGtttaaaatcaagaacaaTGGTGGCTTGATTGTTTAATTTCTGCCACAGTAATTTACAACGTCATGTTGATTCTATATGCTGTTGccatatttttttgttatgagAATTTATGTTCGAATTTATGTTGGCAGCTTTACTGTATGGATTAGGGGATATTAATATGATGGTTCAGAAAAGGTCTGTTAATCTGCACTCTTGATTAAAGCTTAGGAAAACTAGATTACATTATGGACTTCTTTGCATCTGTTTCTCGGTATCTTACTTGTGTTTCATCTAAACTATGTTGAATAGTTGTATGGGAGGCTCAATTGAGCTGCATCTTGTTTCCTCTGGTAATTCATTATGAAAAATCCTTTGGATCCGTTAGCACTTGTCATGTGGCCAATTTATTCTTTTCCTGTCGGTAGTACATCACATATATTTCAGTAAGACTGATTAACAGATTCTGTGTTAAAAATGTGAGTGTATATTAATTCTGTTATCAGTATCATATTTATAAAAGCTGACTATAGAATGATTCAATGGTGTTATGTTTTCCCTGAATAACTTAGAATGGCTGGGAGAAACCGCATTCCTCGCGAAGCCTTCAATGACCGGCGTGGATTCCCTCCCGAAAGACCTTTCCTTCGTGGTCCTCCTTTGCCTCAGCCACCTCCTCATCCTGTGTTGTTGGAGGAAGAACTTGAAATGCAGCATGCAGAAATTCGGAGGCTTTTGACTGATAACCGCAGGCTGGTAGAAGATCGAATGGCTATGCAGCAAGAGCTTGGTGCTGCGAAGGAGGAAATTCATCGTTTGAATCTTGTCATTGGTGAAATTCGTGTAGAACAAGAAGTGCACTCCAGGGAACTTATTGAGAAAGGCTTGAAACTGGAGGCAGATATCCGTGCAACTGAGCCATTGAAAAAGGAGGCTGTGCAACTACGTACGGAAGTTCAGAAACTGAAAAATGTTAGGCAGGAGCTAACTGGCCAAGTTCAGACCCTCAAGCAAGATGTTGCCAGGCTGCAAGTTGATAATCAACAAATACCTATTCTAAGGGCAGAAATTGATGGCCTGCACCAGGAGTTGATGCATGCAAGGTTTATACCTGAATTCTTTCAGccttctattttttaaattttccagATGAAATGAACGTGCTTCCTTTCCATTGGGCATATAATTTGCAGCTCCACTTGCTATTATAGCcaatcatatattttttaatgctAAACTCAGAATTTATTTCATAGGACTGCtattgattatgaaaagaAGGCAAATATTGAGCTGATGGAACAGAGACAAGCAATGGAGAAGAACATGGTCTCTATGGCACGAGAAGTTGAAAAGCTACGTGCAGAACTTGCTAGTGTTGATGGTAGACCATGGGCTGCCGGTATGACCTGTCTCTCTTTTATGTATCTGGTTGCAGTTTCTCCTTCAAATGTGAGTAGTGTGATGTTTGTTGTTTAGTATGCTGGCTCTTCAGTAGCTTTGGTCCCTTTGGTTCAGGATATGTTTCACACCTTTGTGTTTTTCtagatttctttcttttctgtcACCAATCTGAAAGGATTTTCTAACCTTTTCCCACCAAGCCTAGTTGTATATAATCTGTGAGAAAAATTCTCAACTGTTCATTCAACCTCCATATCTTTCTGGTATGTATGGGGGTCCATTGTACCTTGGACTATCATCTTCTCTCATCTCATAAGTGTCTTCCCCGCTGCCccctctttttttaatttcaaaggTTTGAATTTGAGACATTCAAGTGGGAAGTCTGAAGTTTGAATGTTTGGGGTGTCTCTCTTGGGGTCTCCATTCAACCTACATTGGTATTCCCTTATTGATATTTCTATTTTGAGTAACCCAAATTTGTTAGGATTTTGCCATGGTCTTTTGATATACTCAATTTGAATGATAGTTACTACATTTTTCTCCCCCCTTTCTTCCCCTCTTCTTCATGTCTAGAGCTCATAAAATAATGGATTAGTTGATATTATGGATTGTCTCTGAAGCATCAGTGTTTTATGTTGCTTCTGATCTCAATGTCTTAATGTATGATGGCGCAAGGTGGACCATATGGGATGAAATTCAACAGTTCTGAAGGTGCTTTTCCTGCTCCATATGAAGGATATGGCGTTCATCTGGTATTTATGCTCATCTTCTTGTTTGAATTTGTTAGTTTGACCATAAAGCTATTACATCAggtttgtaattttttcaGTTAAACATTTGTTTTCACTTAACAGGGTGTTGCTGACAAGGGTCCTTTCTATGGTCCCGGTCCTGCTGCTTGGGAGAAGCCTCGCATGACTCGTCGCTAGGAGAGTTATTGCTTGATGGAAGGAAGGAAGCGTTGCTGCTTTCAGCTGCCACTTGTGAAGTGCAAATGTTGATCAGCATGGAGTTCTTCATCTATGTGTGCATGCCACATCAGTAACTTTTATCTAATTACATTGTTAGTCATCTCAAACTTCTTATATAAGATTCTATGTTGCTTTCTGTTAATTGGTAGAGGAAGTGGTGTCCCTTATATATACATGAGATTGTGATGTGATAATTTGGACTTTTAGTGGGTCCAATTCTTCATTgccagttttttttttcttttttgttgattGTTTTTAGATCATTATTTTTAGCCCTTTTGCTTGATTATAACTAATATTTCTTTGGGTAGAAGTGCTGGGTAGTCGTCTTGGGTCCATTTGAAATTTATGGCCTATGAAGGAAGCTTTTGGTTACAACTTACAGGTTGATATACATGCTACCTTTTTGACCAATTTGGAAAGATTCCTTGAACAAGTTGTGTGTGATAGTAGATTGAAGAGGGATGCAATGAAGTTATGCCTAGCTGCAGAAAGATAATGTAATGTCCGATGGGATGGAAACTCTATGTTTTAGTCTTAATATAGATTATTTTAGTTACTAGGCTGTTGCGTGCAACACTTGAATACTAGTGTTGTGGTGGAGGGCATATTTCTCATGAAACGTGGAAGTTATCTCTCTGTGGATATTATTGGAGGTTGATATGTTAATCTTGAGTGCACGTTATTCTATGTGGATGAATAGGGTATTGTGTACCACGGTAGATTGTGGTTCTGAAGATGTGCACTTTGAGTATTTAATCTTGGCAGCAGAAGTGGGTGGAAGGATatttttcaacttgtttcaaagGGTCACTTTATGGACGACGTTGTTACTTGATCTGTTAATTTTGAATGCATGCTATTCTTTCTGAGATGAATTGGATACCTTGAACCTTTGTAGAATCAAGATCTGCAGTTTTGGTATGTAATTCAGGAGATTATAAATTGCATTTTTACCAGTACAGAAATTCCTGAGAATGAATTCTTATCTCTCAAGTGATAAGGACATTCTATTAGATGATAGTGAGAAGGATCTCATGCTCTAGAAGTAAATTGTTTAGAGTATTCATGAGTTGCCTTTTGTCTGCTTATGTTAGCTCTTATTTCTTGATGTCTGCTGTTGAAGTATATGACGTACGGTTGCTTGCAAATTTTAGTGGTTTTGGTTTTAGGTAACTGGTGTTCTCCTTGCTACTCACTCTTAAGGGAGAATCATCTGTCTTAAATTTACTGCAAAGTGCCTTTGTGTATCCATTATGCCTAGGTAACCATAGTTATATGGTTGTGTCTGAAGCTTGGAGGTGCAAGTGTTATAAGGAATATACAAACTGGCATGGTGTGTGTGAGCAGGGATTTGTTTGGGTTTCTTTTTTGGAatagtttttatattatttgcCTTTTTGGAATATATAACATGGAAAACTGGCGCGagagtattttttttctttttgctcctATGGTCTTTTGAGAATGTGCTGAAGAGCAAGACCCTAATTGCTTCTGACTGTTAATGGATTTTGGCTTGAGGTATCTTGGATGGAGAAAGTATTAATCTTTCATATAGTCCACAGAACTACGTATAATTTCTTCTGATGATGAAAGTTATAAAAATGGGCTCAGCTATGAAGAGTGGGCCAATACAAACATTCGTCTGTGCAGTGTCACTACTCATCCTGAGTTTTAGTTAACATTTTCTTGTAAGTTTATCCGAATTAAAAGAAAGTTTAGCTCATCAAAAATGAACCTTAGAGTTCAACTAGTTTTTCCACTTTTTAGGTGATTTATGATCGGGTTTGATCGCATTCTATAATTGAGGGATTTGTTGTATTAAGCTGGTGCAGTGGGTGGTATATATGAGGTAGAATATGTTTTACACAAAGAGAAGGGTTTAGGATATTAGTCCATTATTGGATGCGCTTTGCCAAAAATGTCCCAGTGCCATGGGAATATCCTTTTGAAGCACACATAACAATTGAATACAAAAATCCCGGCTCCTTGATTGGATGATGGATTTTGCAATTCACCCTTTGATTAAATCTCATACCCGATCATCTGCAGTTATATACCATGTCCATCGCATCATCTGCAGTTCTGCAGTTTGTTCTGGTGCAACTCTTCAGCTCTGCTATCATTTTTTGTTCTGCAAAGTTATCAGTGGTCAAGATATTCCAGCCACCTACATGATTACAAGTGGCTCCATTATGCATTGAAAATATCTGAAGGATGATGGGCTGGCCATGTGGAAGAGGCTCACTACTGATCTGTACTTACGTAGGCAAGTTTTCTGTCTTTGTTATATGAGCTCCATGGATCTTCAATTTGATGCTCGTTTTTAAGTTGAACTTTCCTGACATGCTGTCTTAATGTTTCCTATCTCTTAATTTGGCATTTTCTGCTTCATATAGATAGACCTTTATGCTAATGCTCACATCAAAGCTCATTACTAGTATTGATTTATTGCTATAGTCAATGATACATAGTTTactttttggttttaattGTAGTCGGTTTGGGATATTTTTACAAAGCTCCTGTGGGATTAAGTGGTTACGCCTAGTAACATAGTCATTGCAAGAATTTCTTAAGCCTGTTTTTGTACTCGTATTGCATTTGTACCTCATATTGGTTTAATTAGGTCTCAGGTTGATCTATATACAGGTAAACTAGTAGATATGTGTTTGTTATTTACCAAGGATTTGGATGAGGATAAGGTCCTgcaaacaaaatttcaaaggGTAATAATCATTCTATCAGGCTCTTGTTTGTACCAGTTTGTGGTGAAATGTTCTATTGCTTAATGTGCCAGGATCAGTAATCTTGGATTGGCTgtgaaaaacattttattcTGAGTGCTCAAGGATGATAGAACCAATTACCATTGCTTAGTGTGCCAGAATTAGTAATCTTGGATTAGCAGTAGGAAAAAGAGTTATCAAGGATGATAGAAGATGTTAGGTTTGAGCCATTTGGTTGGATAACTCTAGATCTATATGATTTACTTGAAAGTACACACTTCACAATTAAATATTCTTGAAAATTAGGCGTAGAATTTATATATCGTGTAGAAGGGAAGACAAATGGTGTCACTGCTGAGGATGGGTGTTTCACCATTTTAGTGGGAAGGAGTTTGCACAGCAACAATCTATTAGTTTATCTAAGAATGACTTGAGTGGCTTCCTTTAATGGGTCTCTACTTATCTAAGATATTTTCAATGTCATGGAGCACTTATATGGAGAACATCTGTTGGGAGTGATGAATCATTTCACAGAAGCTAAATTTTTGTTGGCTCcatgaaattattttgatgCTAGGCTGTTACAGAACTGAAAATTTTGTGTTCTATTTCTGACCACATATTGCtatatcattttttacttGATGAGATCAAGGtataaatcattttgttttgataGCTTATTGATAAGAGACAGTACTTGTATCCAAATATACTGATCTCATCCAACAATAGTTTCCTTATTTTTCGATTTTCTTTCCTGCATTGTGCTGACAATTGGAAGAGAAATAGTTCTGTTGTCTACGTAAATTTGTACTTGAGCATTGACCTAGCTTGAACAGAGTTGCTGTTGCATTCCTTCCTGCAATTGAAGGTATTTGAAGAGTCAACTTGTGGCTGGCCTCAAATTGTTAATTATGGTCATCTTATTAGTAAGATGCTTATGTGATTGTGAAAGTGGAGACAGGAATAGCCCGGGTTGCTGCATTGCTTGCAAGTTTTTATACcagttaataaaaaatttgttgtttCATTTAGATCACTTTGAtggtaaataaaaaattgttgcTTGTTTACTACTCATCGAAAGAAGATTGTTACAGTGTATTCGATAAATTTCCTTATAATGGAAATTGATATTTCAATTTCTAGATTCCTCctaatttattgtttttaatgtttgcAGATGGGAAGCTGTTATACATCATGCAGAAAGGTAAAGAAAGAAGATCAGGTATATCTTACATGAGATTGAGGACATATTTACATGTGCTTCCTGACAAATTTGGAAGGAGGAAAAGGATAACTCTGTCTGCATGCGTGTGTGTTCATTGGTATATATGCATTTCAATCTTAAAGGGGATGCATGGAACTTTGTtgtatgattttatttattttttccatgCAGTGAGAGATGGGGAGGGGATTTTGGAATTCATTAGGCTACACAATGACAGCCAGCACTTTCAGTTCTGTAGCCTATGGTCTCCTTCCCCATTCCTTTTCGGGGTCTCCTGCAGTCTCTAGTGATGACAGGACTTGATCGCAATTCCTTGGTATGATCAACCAAGGACATTGTCATATAAGCTTGTTTCACAGCCAGCATTGCCATCAATGTTTTATAGTCTTAGTTATCTCTGGTTAGATGGAATGTCCAACTAGCCTAGAACTTGCTAACATCTCCTAACCTTTTTTCCTCCTTTTGGGTGGTTCATCTGTGAAACAATCTTTGAGAAGGATCTTTCtattttgaaagagaaagcTTTACCCACCACTGATTACTAACAAATACCAAGCACGAGATTATATGCCTGCACTAACTAATTGTATTTGTTCTACATTCTGGAATGATACTGTGTTATGTTTGCGAAATATTAATGTAGGTTATATCTATTATGATTTTCCCATTTCAAAGCACGCATGTATGTATGAGTAACAGATAAGATGTCTTGCTCCAGGATCAGCACTGGAAGTAGTGAAGTGCATTGTGTCATGCATTATCTTTCTATGTCAAATATTGATGCTACAGCCCCCCCAATCCTGGTGAATTGAGGTGTGGTGTCATGTAGATACTCTAGTTTTGCCACTTTGATTGCTCAAGCTGACGCAATGCTGTAACTAGAAGACATTTTGCCCCTCAGCTCTCTGGATTAATATTGAGATGGTCTTGTAACAAGAGGCAATATATCTTTCTTGtctatttgaaaatgatgctGGCTATGGGATTTtcgtttttaaaataaaagaaagaagtcTATAATCCTACATTTATAGTTTTGCTTTTTCTAGCTTGTTTATTCTGTGGTAATTCCTTTTGACTTTTTGAGGTCTGGTGTAAGCCTTTAAGCAATGAAAATTTGTAGCCAACAGATTATGTGTATCCTCCTGTTTAGTTTGgagttaaaattaattattaaaaaaggCATTTTTCGTAAAATAGAATATTGAAAAAAGCATCAAAAATCATAATGCTAATGATTTGGCCCTCACTCGCAGCATGTTCCATGCCTCAAAAATGCTAATGATTTGGAGGGCATATTCCtcttttctgtttctcaattGCTTAAGCTTAAAAGATCAGGGCCAGCGTCTACCTGACTCGGGAAATGCTTGGCTTTACTCATCTCTTCGAGCTTCCTTTAGGTGATAAACGTGGAAGTGGGGGCCATAACATatgggaaaatgagaaaagtgAGGAAAGCGCAATCATGGTGATAAATAGTTGGTAATGAATATTCAGAACGTACAAATTGACAAAAAGGCCTTCAACGAGGAAACCAAGAGGAGATGCACATGAATTTTTTGCTTGATCATATGTACCACTATATTTCCCTCTTctcctaaaaataaaatatcaaagtaACTAAGAATGTATCGACAGTCTCTGATCACAAAGAATTACAGATATACATGGGGTTCAGCTTGCCTGAATCAGGTAACGGCGCCCGAAGCAGCGGTGGGGCTGAAGCAATTGTTGAGCCCAAGTAAAACAAACTCTTGGCCATTTTAATGGAAGCACTGCCCCTGTGCTTTCAATACTGCCCTTACTAGAAAAGAGCTTAACTGGTCAGTCATCAACTTCAGTGACTGTTGCGATGTTCCTAGCACGTGAACAAAGTTAGACAAGGGAAAAAGTTCAAAGGAGGATAGAAAATCTCTTgaaattattaaagaaaattttttcttacaTGATTTTGTTAACAAATTCCAAGTGCTGGATTAATTAGCAATGCACCAGAAACAAGAAAGAGTCAAAGACCTGCAGTATCAAGATTAGTGAAAAAAGCATCCCAATTATAACTTAAGTATTACACATGGTCAAGTTGAGAATGAGTAAAAAGTACAAACGGAAAAAACAGAGAATTCGACAAGAGTTGAGGAAATAACATATAATAATTACCCTATCCACAAAAACATGCTCCCCTGCTTGATTTCTTAAGAGTGCCAATCGAAGCTCTTCcttcaattaataaaaagtaaaattaaaaataaaaagaaaatgtgttGATTCCATTTCAACATTGTTAATACTTAAAAGAATtaatcttagaaaaacaaaaataatattttaacctTATGAATGAGGTCATCATCAATAATTGAGCAGCTCAGTTCTTATACAGTTAGTGCAATGCTTCCACTTCATTCGCACTAAGtgtgaaattttaaatcaaccaaagaaaatcaaattcgGAAAAAcaggtaaaaatatatatttagaaaaTAATCAGAAATGATAATATATGCTAATTAATAGACGAGGAGAGTTGTTAGAGAGTCGAACGATGTCGTGGAAGGAGCAACGGAGTCGTCGCGGAGTTTGATAATGATGGAGGCAAGAAGTTAAGCTTAAGATGAGAGCTTCGATCTGTCTAATAATTGGTACCAACGTAGCGTATAGTGTCATAAGTCAATTTTGTATCGGATCACGATAGGGTGGAGTTGTCTATGGGATTTAATCTTTTGTACTTGTAAGAAAAATGTCCCTCTTTCAAATAATGTAATAGTTCATTGTGACACATCTAAAAATACTTGTTAAGTCTTTAGGAGAAAGACCCTTTAAGAAAGGAATATCTTCATTTCAAGCGTTGTAATGGCTATTGGTAGAATACTTGTAAAatcttgtaaattttttataggAGGTGAGTAGTTGACGAATTGTTGGGCTGTTTCACTGGTAAAGGTATATTTGTAGCGAATCATTTAAGGTTACCCCTATGGCCCGTCGATGGCATGTCTTGATccatttgtaattaatttcatattaataaaacatttttccttgttATGGCTCAGTTGTTGCATATATGACATTCAATATGTCATCTGATTTTTATATGAATTCTCTTAATCTAATTTGTTACAATTATTGATGTTTGATAAGATATAATCGAATATTGATTAACTTGCGTGAAAGCGTCCACTCAAGTGTCGCACAGATTATCGTATATTTAAGTGAAAGAGTATAATTCATGACACAGCCTCTCCTCCATCGTTAATGAGCTCGATCTCTATATTTATCATTCAAGCAAACTCCTCAAAGTTAACTAACTTTTCAAAAcattgaaattcttttttttttttctttcaaatccaaacagagagagagagagagagagagagagatgtcGCTGCTGTGTAGCACCCATTTATGAGCTGAAGGAATCatggagagagagagctaTGACATCTGAAAGGAAGGTGAGAGGGAAAGTTTTGAAAAACCGTTTTCCTTAAAAGGTAAgcaataaaaggaaaaaaagtcaAGACCCAACTTTTACGGGCAAAGTATCTTTCTTTATCccctaaaaagaaaaaagaaagaattttaaaattactatgtAGGTGATTAATATGGAGATAGTTATTTACGTagagaattatttatactatTTCTTCCTTAAAAGATGGTCAAATCATATAATCTCATAAGCTTAATACAATTTTGAGTTAGAAGCTTTATAATCCGACACCTTGTATTAAGAAAGATTGGGATACTCTAAAATCGAATTTaggtaaaatttaattaataaaattgctATTCGTCACGAGTTTGAATAGATGCGGATAGTAATCTTAGGATACTCACAATCTAAACCCGATTATAAACAGtgatatttaatatttatatatgttatttttttatttataaatttcatataattagtGTATACttactaaaatttattaattgttataaatatgtttttaaaaattttaattttatttttatgaactaaatttaatttattaatttaattttcatcaataatatatataaaatttgattttaaatttcttttaatcgAATATGTGACAGGTAGCATTTATGATATTCGAGTACGttttcaaatagaaattgtaaaatttaattggATATTTATAAGTTCCAAATACCTTATCAAATAATCTGGTTTAGATAAAGGTACCTAAGAAATAGTCCGTACCATACCCGTTGATATCtctatatataattcaaattcatcactaAGTGCTTGTTTGGCTTGGCTTTTTTTCAGTTTATCTAccttttaaaagcaaaagtcaagccaaatataaattttgaaaagcttttaaaaaaaagtaacttttttttaaaaaataaaatttttaaaaaaagagcttcAAGAAAAGCTCTTGTGagaagctttttctt
It includes:
- the LOC18596117 gene encoding protein FLX-like 3, which translates into the protein MAGRNRIPREAFNDRRGFPPERPFLRGPPLPQPPPHPVLLEEELEMQHAEIRRLLTDNRRLVEDRMAMQQELGAAKEEIHRLNLVIGEIRVEQEVHSRELIEKGLKLEADIRATEPLKKEAVQLRTEVQKLKNVRQELTGQVQTLKQDVARLQVDNQQIPILRAEIDGLHQELMHARTAIDYEKKANIELMEQRQAMEKNMVSMAREVEKLRAELASVDGRPWAAGGPYGMKFNSSEGAFPAPYEGYGVHLGVADKGPFYGPGPAAWEKPRMTRR